The Streptomyces camelliae genome window below encodes:
- a CDS encoding TIGR00730 family Rossman fold protein — MNICVFLSAADLDERYTRPAREFAELLGKAGHTLVWGGSNVGLMKVVADGVHEAGGRLLGVSVDFLANKARPGADEMVIAADLAERKKLLLEKADAVVIMVGGTGTLDEATEILELKKHGRTEKPVVLLNTAGFYDGLKEQFRRMEAEGFLPRPLAELMYFAEEPVAALAHLEGHLGAR, encoded by the coding sequence ATGAACATCTGCGTCTTCCTGTCCGCCGCCGACCTCGACGAGCGTTACACGCGCCCCGCGCGCGAGTTCGCGGAACTGCTCGGCAAGGCCGGCCACACCCTGGTGTGGGGCGGCTCCAACGTCGGTCTGATGAAGGTCGTCGCCGACGGGGTGCACGAGGCGGGCGGCAGGCTGCTGGGCGTGTCCGTGGACTTCCTCGCGAACAAGGCGCGGCCGGGCGCCGACGAGATGGTCATCGCCGCCGACCTCGCCGAGCGCAAGAAGCTGCTGCTGGAGAAGGCCGACGCCGTGGTGATCATGGTGGGCGGCACCGGTACGCTGGACGAGGCCACGGAGATCCTGGAGCTGAAGAAGCACGGCCGCACCGAGAAGCCGGTCGTGCTGCTGAACACCGCGGGCTTCTACGACGGCCTCAAGGAGCAGTTCCGCCGCATGGAGGCCGAGGGCTTCCTGCCGCGTCCGCTGGCCGAGCTGATGTACTTCGCCGAGGAACCCGTCGCCGCGCTGGCCCACCTGGAAGGCCACCTGGGCGCCCGCTGA
- the mnmA gene encoding tRNA 2-thiouridine(34) synthase MnmA: MTETPQRPLRVLAAMSGGVDSAVAAARAAEAGHDVTGVHLALSANPQSFRTGARGCCTIEDSRDARRAADVIGIPFYVWDLADRFREDVVEDFVAEYEAGRTPNPCLRCNEKIKFAALLDKALALGFDAVCTGHYAKVIVREDGSRELHRASDMAKDQSYVLGVLDDRQLAHAMFPLGDTVTTKDEIRAEAERRGLAVAKKPDSHDICFIADGDTQGFLAQRLGRAEGDIVDESGAKLGTHEGAYGFTIGQRKGLRIGTPAPDGKPRYVLDISPVTNTVTVGPAAALDVTALTAIKPRWCGTAPTGPGTYTAQLRAHGGETEVTAEPVDGELRVTFTAPVRGVAPGQAIVLYDGTRVVGSATIATTTRATASAV; the protein is encoded by the coding sequence ATGACTGAGACCCCGCAGCGCCCCCTCCGCGTCCTCGCCGCCATGTCCGGCGGAGTCGACTCCGCCGTAGCCGCCGCGCGCGCCGCGGAAGCCGGCCACGACGTCACCGGCGTCCACCTCGCGCTCTCCGCGAACCCGCAGTCCTTCCGCACCGGCGCGCGGGGCTGTTGCACCATCGAGGACTCGCGCGACGCCCGCCGCGCGGCCGACGTCATCGGCATCCCGTTCTACGTCTGGGACCTCGCCGACCGCTTCCGCGAGGACGTGGTCGAGGACTTCGTCGCCGAGTACGAGGCCGGCCGCACCCCCAACCCCTGCCTGCGCTGCAACGAGAAGATCAAGTTCGCCGCGCTGCTCGACAAGGCGCTCGCGCTGGGCTTCGACGCGGTGTGCACGGGCCACTACGCCAAGGTGATCGTGCGCGAGGACGGCTCCCGTGAGCTGCACCGCGCGTCCGACATGGCCAAGGACCAGTCGTACGTCCTCGGTGTGCTGGACGACCGGCAGCTCGCGCACGCCATGTTCCCGCTCGGTGACACGGTGACGACGAAGGACGAGATCCGCGCGGAGGCCGAGCGGCGCGGGCTGGCGGTCGCCAAGAAGCCCGACTCGCACGACATCTGCTTCATCGCCGACGGCGACACCCAGGGCTTCCTCGCCCAGCGCCTGGGCAGGGCCGAGGGCGACATCGTGGACGAGTCCGGCGCCAAGCTGGGCACGCACGAGGGGGCGTACGGCTTCACCATCGGCCAGCGCAAGGGCCTGCGGATCGGCACCCCGGCCCCCGACGGCAAGCCGCGCTACGTCCTCGACATCTCCCCGGTGACCAACACGGTCACCGTCGGCCCCGCGGCCGCCCTGGACGTCACCGCCCTGACCGCGATCAAGCCCCGCTGGTGCGGCACCGCCCCCACCGGCCCCGGCACCTACACCGCCCAGCTGCGCGCCCACGGCGGCGAGACCGAGGTCACCGCGGAGCCGGTCGACGGCGAACTCCGCGTCACCTTCACCGCGCCGGTCCGGGGTGTCGCCCCCGGCCAGGCGATCGTCCTGTACGACGGCACGCGCGTGGTCGGCTCGGCGACGATCGCGACGACCACGCGCGCGACAGCGTCCGCGGTGTAG
- the ligA gene encoding NAD-dependent DNA ligase LigA yields MAGDKQQAETAVPAEARDRHAQLAEQVEEHRFRYYVKDAPVISDAEFDKLLKSLEALEEQYPELRTPDSPTQKVAGSYATEFTAVEHRQRMLSLDNTFNDDELAAWADRIARELGDQEYHFLCELKVDGLAVNLTYENGRLTRAATRGDGRTGEDITPNVRTIAEIPDRLGGDKVPDLVEIRGEVYFPMEKFLELNERLVAAGDKPFANPRNAAAGSLRQKDPRVTATRPLHMVVHGIGALEGFTGMTRLSQAYDLLKTWGLPTSPHNRVVDDLDGVRQFIAHYDGENRHSVEHEIDGAVIKLDEIRLQGRLGSTARAPRWAIAYKYAPEEVNTKLIDIKVGVGRTGRVTPYAQVEPVTVAGSEVEFATLHNQEVVKAKGVLIGDTVVIRKAGDVIPEILGPVVDLRDGSEREFVMPAECPECGTALRPMKEGDIDLRCPNARTCPAQLRERVSYLAGRECLDIEGFGAVAAAALTRPLEPADPPLVDEGDLFDLTVEKLLPIKAYVLDPDSGLPKRDPKTGEEKVVTVFANQKGEPKKNTLALLENVEAAKQRPLARFLNGLSIRHVGPVAAQALAREFRSIDRIEQATEEELATTDGVGPIIATALKEWFAEEWHREIVRKWKAAGVPLEDEATGEDEGPRPLEGLTVVVTGTLENFTRDGAKEALQSRGAKVTGSVSKKTSFVVVGDNPGSKYDKAMQLKVPVLNEDGFSVLLEQGPDAAAEVALPTEE; encoded by the coding sequence GTGGCCGGCGACAAGCAGCAGGCGGAGACGGCAGTGCCCGCCGAGGCACGGGACAGGCACGCGCAGCTGGCGGAGCAGGTCGAGGAGCACCGCTTCCGGTACTACGTGAAGGACGCTCCCGTCATCAGCGACGCGGAGTTCGACAAGCTCCTGAAGTCCCTGGAGGCCCTGGAGGAGCAGTATCCGGAGCTGCGCACCCCGGACTCGCCCACCCAGAAGGTCGCGGGGTCGTACGCGACGGAGTTCACGGCGGTCGAGCACCGCCAGCGCATGCTGTCGCTCGACAACACCTTCAACGACGACGAGCTGGCCGCCTGGGCCGACCGTATCGCGCGCGAACTCGGCGACCAGGAGTACCACTTCCTGTGCGAGCTGAAGGTCGACGGCCTCGCGGTCAACCTGACGTACGAGAACGGCCGCCTCACGCGCGCGGCCACCCGTGGCGACGGCCGCACCGGTGAGGACATCACGCCCAACGTCCGTACGATCGCCGAGATCCCGGACCGTCTGGGGGGCGACAAGGTGCCGGACCTCGTGGAGATCCGCGGCGAGGTCTACTTCCCGATGGAGAAGTTCCTCGAACTGAACGAACGCCTGGTCGCGGCCGGTGACAAGCCGTTCGCCAATCCCCGCAACGCAGCCGCCGGTTCGCTGCGCCAGAAGGACCCGCGGGTCACCGCCACCCGCCCGCTGCACATGGTCGTCCACGGCATCGGCGCCCTGGAGGGCTTCACGGGCATGACCCGCCTCTCCCAGGCGTACGACCTGCTGAAGACCTGGGGCCTGCCCACCTCCCCGCACAACCGCGTGGTGGACGACCTCGACGGCGTACGGCAGTTCATCGCCCACTACGACGGCGAGAACCGCCACTCCGTGGAGCACGAGATCGACGGCGCCGTCATCAAGCTCGACGAGATCCGCCTCCAGGGCCGCCTCGGCTCCACCGCGCGAGCGCCCCGCTGGGCGATCGCGTACAAGTACGCGCCGGAAGAGGTCAACACCAAGCTCATCGACATCAAGGTGGGCGTCGGCCGCACCGGCCGCGTCACGCCGTACGCCCAGGTCGAGCCGGTCACGGTCGCGGGCAGCGAGGTCGAGTTCGCCACCCTGCACAACCAGGAGGTCGTCAAGGCCAAGGGCGTCCTCATCGGGGACACGGTCGTCATCCGCAAGGCCGGTGACGTCATCCCGGAGATCCTCGGGCCGGTGGTCGACCTCAGGGACGGCAGCGAGCGGGAGTTCGTGATGCCGGCCGAGTGCCCCGAGTGCGGCACGGCGCTGCGGCCCATGAAGGAGGGCGACATCGACCTCCGCTGCCCCAACGCGCGTACGTGCCCGGCCCAGTTGCGCGAGCGCGTGTCCTACCTGGCGGGCCGCGAGTGCCTGGACATCGAGGGCTTCGGCGCGGTGGCCGCCGCCGCGCTGACCCGGCCGCTGGAGCCGGCCGACCCGCCGCTGGTGGACGAGGGCGACCTGTTCGACCTGACGGTGGAGAAGCTGCTGCCCATCAAGGCCTATGTCCTCGACCCCGACAGCGGTCTGCCCAAGCGGGACCCGAAGACGGGCGAGGAGAAGGTCGTCACGGTCTTCGCCAACCAGAAGGGCGAGCCGAAGAAGAACACCCTCGCCCTGCTGGAGAACGTCGAGGCGGCCAAGCAGCGCCCGCTGGCCCGGTTCCTCAACGGACTGTCCATCCGGCACGTCGGACCGGTGGCCGCGCAGGCCCTCGCGCGCGAGTTCCGTTCCATCGACCGTATCGAACAGGCCACGGAGGAGGAGCTGGCGACCACCGACGGCGTCGGCCCCATCATCGCCACGGCGCTCAAGGAATGGTTCGCCGAGGAGTGGCATCGCGAGATCGTCCGCAAGTGGAAGGCCGCCGGAGTCCCGCTTGAGGACGAGGCCACCGGCGAGGACGAGGGCCCGCGCCCGCTGGAGGGGCTGACCGTCGTGGTCACCGGCACGCTGGAGAACTTCACCCGGGACGGCGCCAAGGAGGCACTGCAGAGCCGGGGCGCAAAAGTGACCGGATCGGTATCGAAGAAGACCTCGTTCGTCGTTGTGGGTGACAACCCCGGATCGAAGTACGACAAAGCCATGCAATTGAAGGTCCCGGTCCTGAACGAAGATGGTTTCTCGGTCCTCTTGGAGCAGGGCCCGGACGCCGCGGCCGAAGTCGCGCTTCCGACCGAGGAGTAG
- a CDS encoding alpha/beta fold hydrolase, which produces MDKKTTSRDGTALAYEVTGQGPAVILVCGAMSTGGTVAPLAARLADRCTAVVYDRRGRGASGDTAPYEVAREVEDLAALLDAVGGDASLFGVSSGGALVLRAAASGLPLRRAAVYEVPYADFLQGGAEREAVYKEQLSKALSDGRRGDAVELFLRLTGLGEEMIQGARQSPMWAGMEAVAPSLAYDDAVMGDGLLPRERLAAVSVPVLSVVGGASPEWMHRSAQAVAEAVPQGTYRVLPGQTHMVEPAVLGPVLADFFTG; this is translated from the coding sequence ATGGACAAGAAGACGACTTCCCGCGACGGCACCGCCCTCGCGTACGAAGTGACCGGCCAGGGGCCCGCGGTGATCCTGGTGTGCGGCGCGATGTCCACCGGCGGCACCGTGGCACCCCTGGCCGCCCGGCTCGCGGACCGCTGCACGGCCGTCGTGTACGACCGCCGGGGCCGCGGCGCGAGCGGGGACACGGCGCCGTACGAGGTCGCGCGTGAGGTGGAGGACCTGGCCGCGCTGCTCGACGCGGTCGGCGGGGACGCCTCGCTGTTCGGGGTCTCCTCGGGCGGTGCGCTGGTGCTCCGCGCGGCGGCGAGCGGGCTGCCGCTGCGCCGGGCGGCGGTGTACGAGGTGCCGTACGCCGACTTCCTCCAGGGCGGCGCCGAGCGCGAGGCCGTGTACAAGGAGCAGCTGAGCAAGGCACTGTCCGACGGCCGGCGCGGGGACGCGGTGGAGCTGTTCCTGCGGCTGACCGGGCTCGGCGAGGAGATGATCCAGGGAGCCCGGCAGTCGCCGATGTGGGCCGGCATGGAGGCCGTGGCACCGAGTCTCGCGTACGACGACGCCGTCATGGGCGACGGACTGCTCCCGCGCGAGCGGCTCGCGGCGGTCTCCGTGCCGGTGCTGTCCGTCGTGGGCGGGGCGAGCCCGGAGTGGATGCACCGGTCGGCCCAGGCCGTCGCGGAGGCGGTGCCCCAGGGCACCTACCGGGTGCTTCCGGGGCAGACCCACATGGTGGAGCCGGCGGTGCTGGGGCCGGTGCTGGCCGACTTCTTCACCGGCTGA
- a CDS encoding DUF427 domain-containing protein — MTEGHTITIEQGERHVRVVHGDLVLAESDRPLVLRETGCPARYYIPAEDVRLDLLTPSDTHTVCPFKGTASYWSLPDAPDLVWAYPDPKPGVSEIKDHFCFYDVDVS; from the coding sequence ATGACCGAAGGACACACCATCACCATCGAGCAGGGCGAGCGGCACGTGCGCGTGGTGCACGGCGATCTGGTGCTCGCGGAGTCCGACCGTCCCCTGGTGCTGCGCGAGACGGGCTGTCCCGCGCGGTACTACATCCCCGCCGAGGACGTACGCCTCGACCTGCTGACCCCCTCGGACACCCACACCGTCTGCCCCTTCAAGGGCACGGCGTCGTACTGGTCGCTGCCGGACGCGCCGGACCTGGTCTGGGCGTACCCCGACCCCAAGCCGGGAGTCTCGGAGATCAAGGATCACTTCTGCTTCTACGACGTCGACGTGTCGTGA
- a CDS encoding methionine synthase, with translation MSESSEFTFPPATGIGSMPGGDAREAAKTVTGSFEDFPFLAELPARGPGADMIGRTAGMLVELYARVEPSGWRIGDRPGRDTKRARSWLGEDLDALEEFTQGYEGDLKVQAVGPWTLAAALELKNGEAALSDPGACRDLTASLTEGLRLHLAEVRRRIPGARLVLQLDEPSLTAVLRGQVRTASGYRTHRAVDRQLVEAALRDVVGVHDDGPVVVHSCAPDVPFALLRRAGVAAVAFDFSLLTERDDDVIGEAVEAGTRLFAGVVPGTDGPLSDPAGSVMGVRTLWRRLGLRPGLLAQAVTVTPACGLAGASPAYARQALAHCVRAARSLADNPE, from the coding sequence GTGAGTGAGAGCAGCGAGTTCACGTTCCCCCCGGCCACCGGCATCGGGTCCATGCCCGGCGGCGACGCCAGGGAAGCCGCCAAGACAGTCACCGGAAGCTTCGAGGACTTCCCGTTCCTCGCCGAGCTGCCCGCGCGCGGGCCCGGCGCCGACATGATCGGCCGCACCGCCGGGATGCTGGTCGAGCTGTACGCGCGCGTGGAGCCCAGCGGCTGGCGGATCGGGGACCGGCCGGGCCGGGACACCAAGCGTGCCCGGTCCTGGCTGGGCGAGGACCTGGACGCCCTGGAGGAGTTCACGCAAGGGTACGAGGGCGACCTCAAGGTGCAGGCCGTCGGCCCCTGGACGCTCGCCGCCGCCCTGGAGCTGAAGAACGGCGAGGCCGCCCTCTCCGACCCCGGCGCCTGCCGTGACCTCACCGCCTCCCTCACCGAGGGCCTCCGCCTCCACCTCGCCGAGGTACGGCGCCGCATCCCCGGCGCCCGCCTCGTCCTCCAGCTCGACGAGCCCTCGCTCACCGCCGTCCTGCGCGGCCAGGTCCGCACCGCCAGCGGCTACCGCACCCACCGCGCCGTCGACCGCCAGCTCGTGGAGGCCGCGCTCCGGGATGTCGTCGGCGTGCACGACGACGGCCCCGTGGTCGTCCACTCCTGCGCCCCCGACGTGCCGTTCGCCCTGTTGCGCCGGGCCGGCGTGGCCGCCGTCGCCTTCGACTTCTCGCTCCTCACCGAGCGTGACGACGATGTCATCGGCGAGGCCGTCGAGGCCGGCACAAGGCTGTTCGCCGGTGTCGTACCGGGCACGGACGGCCCATTGTCAGACCCTGCCGGTAGCGTCATGGGTGTCAGGACGCTGTGGCGCAGGCTGGGGCTGCGACCAGGGCTGCTCGCGCAGGCCGTCACGGTGACCCCGGCGTGCGGTCTGGCAGGCGCTTCCCCCGCCTACGCGCGCCAGGCGCTCGCCCACTGCGTCCGGGCGGCGAGATCCCTCGCGGACAACCCAGAGTAA
- a CDS encoding SDR family oxidoreductase, translating to MAGMATHVITGAGSGIGAAVARRLHARGDDIVLHARDAGRAKELAAEFPGARTLVGDLADPDRLSWAFSHQTLPDRVDSLLHIAGVVDLGEVGDLTTKSWHHQLNVNLIAPAELTRHFLPQLRAARGHVIFVNSGAGLSAHAGWSAYAASKHGLKALADSLRQEEHAAGVRVTTVYPGRTATPMQTKVHQQEGKDYDPAKWIDPESVATTILMALDLPRDAEVNDLTVRPGR from the coding sequence ATGGCGGGCATGGCTACTCATGTGATCACCGGCGCCGGTTCCGGCATCGGCGCCGCCGTCGCCCGCCGGCTGCACGCGCGCGGGGACGACATCGTCCTGCACGCGCGCGACGCGGGCCGCGCGAAGGAGCTGGCGGCCGAGTTCCCCGGCGCCCGCACCCTGGTGGGCGACCTGGCAGACCCGGACCGGCTCTCCTGGGCGTTCTCCCACCAGACGCTCCCCGACCGGGTGGACTCCCTGCTCCACATCGCCGGGGTCGTCGACCTGGGCGAGGTCGGCGACCTGACCACCAAGTCCTGGCACCACCAGCTCAACGTCAACCTGATCGCCCCGGCCGAGCTGACCCGGCACTTCCTGCCCCAGCTGCGCGCCGCCCGCGGCCATGTGATCTTCGTCAACTCAGGGGCCGGCCTGAGCGCCCACGCGGGCTGGTCCGCCTACGCCGCCTCGAAACACGGCCTGAAGGCCCTGGCCGACTCCCTGCGCCAGGAGGAACACGCAGCCGGCGTCCGCGTCACCACGGTGTACCCGGGCCGCACGGCCACCCCCATGCAGACCAAGGTCCACCAGCAGGAGGGCAAGGACTACGACCCCGCGAAGTGGATCGATCCCGAGTCGGTCGCCACAACGATCCTCATGGCCCTGGACCTGCCCAGGGACGCCGAGGTCAACGACCTGACGGTACGGCCGGGCCGGTGA